A portion of the Clupea harengus chromosome 18, Ch_v2.0.2, whole genome shotgun sequence genome contains these proteins:
- the LOC116224552 gene encoding E3 ubiquitin-protein ligase TRIM21-like isoform X1 → MEMTEGSYRQLDPDGVNRPSMDKHKETDTGPLKRAAVCLGVLCALLLSAIALLSFKMMENKQLQTSYKEKLQMQSGYDNMTIEYKQLQITYKNLKTKKSQLQTSIKSSLQNSYNSLLREKSQLQTGFNNLTEENSQLQTSYNNLNKDKSQLQTSYSNLFREKLQLQGSYENLNEQKSGLQTRNDRCTTEKSSLQNTYDSLLREKSQLQTGFNNLTEENSQLQTSYNNPNTEKSQLQTSYKEKLQMQSGYDNMTIEYKQLQITYNNLKTEKSQLQNSNSNLSREKLQLQSSYDSLNEEKSGLQTRNDRFTSEKPGLQTRNYRCTSEKSSLQSSYNSLLREKSQLQTGYNNLTEENSQLQTSYNNLNKEKPQLQTSYNNLNREKSQLQTSYNNPNTEKFQLQDKFHTMAAEKDKLQKRLCNPRMEITKYAVDVTLDPDTAENNLILSADGKQVRHVDSPQNLPDNPQRFDPVVNVLGKQGFTTGRFYYEVEVSGKTAWDLGVARESSNRKGRISLSPENGYWTIWLKNGDKYEAIENPSVLLSLKEKPERVAVFVDYEAGLVSFYDPDRWNLIHSFRGVSFKEKIYPFFSPSTRDGGKNSSPLIIITPISCPN, encoded by the exons ATGGAGATGACTGAGGGCAGCTATCGACAATTAGACCCTGATGGAGTCAACAGACCCTCTATGGATAAACATAAAGAAACAGACACTG GACCCTTGAAgagggctgctgtgtgtctgggtgtgctgtgtgctctcctgctgtctgcCATCGCACTTCTCAGTTTCAAAATGATGGAGAACAAACAGTTACAGACCAGCTACAAAGAGAAACTACAGATGCAGTCAGGTTACGACAACATGACCATAGAATACAAACAGCTACAGATTACTTACAAAAACCTCAAAACAAAGAAATCCCAACTGCAGACCAGTATCAAATCAAGTTTACAGAACAGTTACAATAGCCTCCTCAGGGAGAAATCACAACTGCAAACAGGATTCAACAACCTAACTGAAGAGAATTCCCAGTTACAGACCAGTTATAACAACCTGAATAAAGACAAATCCCaactgcagaccagttacagCAATCTCTTCAGAGAGAAACTCCAGTTGCAGGGCAGCTATGAGAACCTAAATGAACAGAAATCAGGATTGCAAACCAGAAATGACCGTTGTACTACAGAGAAATCAAGTTTACAGAACACTTACGATAGCCTCCTCAGGGAGAAATCACAACTGCAAACAGGATTCAACAACCTAACTGAAGAGAATTCCCAGTTACAGACCAGTTACAACAACCCGAATACAGAGAAATCCCAGTTACAGACCAGTTACAAAGAGAAACTACAGATGCAGTCAGGTTACGACAACATGACCATAGAATACAAACAGCTACAGATTACTTACAACAACCTCAAAACAGAGAAATCCCAACTGCAGAACAGTAACAGCAATCTTAGCAGAGAGAAACTCCAGTTGCAGAGCAGCTATGATAGCCTAAATGAAGAGAAATCAGGATTGCAAACCAGAAATGACCGTTTTACTTCAGAGAAACCAGGATTGCAAACCAGAAATTATCGTTGTACTTCAGAGAAATCAAGTTTACAGAGCAGTTACAATAGCCTCCTCAGGGAGAAATCACAACTGCAAACAGGATACAACAACCTAACTGAAGAGAATTCCCAGTTACAGACCAGTTACAACAACCTAAATAAAGAGAAACCCCAGTTACAGACCAGTTACAACAACCTAAATAGAGAGAAATCCCAGTTACAGACCAGTTACAATAACCCGAATACAGAGAAATTCCAGTTGCAGGACAAATTCCACACCATGGCTGCCGAGAAGGATAAACTACAGAAGAGACTTTGTAACCCGA GAATGGAGATTACAAAGTATGCAG TGGATGTGACTCTGGATCCTGACACAGCTGAAAACAACCTCATCCTGTCTGCTGATGGGAAACAAGTGAGGCATGTCGACTCACCACAGAATCTCCCTGACAACCCCCAGCGCTTTGATCCTGTTGTTAATGTTCTTGGAAAGCAGGGGTTCACCACTGGTAGATTTTACTATGAGGTTGAGGTCAGTGGGAAGACTGCATGGGATTTAGGGGTAGCCAGAGAGTCCAGTAACAGGAAGGGACGCATTAGCTTGAGTCCTGAAAATGGATACTGGACAATATGGCTGAAAAATGGGGATAAGTATGAGGCAATAGAAAAtccttctgttctcctctcccttaAAGAGAAGCCAGAGAGGGTGGCGGTGTTTGTGGATTATGAGGCAGGTTTGGTCTCCTTTTATGATCCAGACAGGTGGAATCTAATCCACTCTTTCCGGGGTGTCTCCTTCAAGGAGAAAATCTATCCATTTTTTAGTCCATCTACTAGAGATGGTGGCAAaaactcatctcctctcattaTCATCACTCCAATTTCATGCCCAAACTGA
- the LOC116224552 gene encoding E3 ubiquitin-protein ligase TRIM21-like isoform X2: protein MEMTEGSYRQLDPDGVNRPSMDKHKETDTGPLKRAAVCLGVLCALLLSAIALLSFKMMENKQLQTSYKEKLQMQSGYDNMTIEYKQLQITYKNLKTKKSQLQTSIKSSLQNSYNSLLREKSQLQTGFNNLTEENSQLQTSYNNLNKDKSQLQTSYSNLFREKLQLQGSYENLNEQKSGLQTRNDRCTTEKSSLQNTYDSLLREKSQLQTGFNNLTEENSQLQTSYNNPNTEKSQLQTSYKEKLQMQSGYDNMTIEYKQLQITYNNLKTEKSQLQNSNSNLSREKLQLQSSYDSLNEEKSGLQTRNDRFTSEKPGLQTRNYRCTSEKSSLQSSYNSLLREKSQLQTGYNNLTEENSQLQTSYNNLNKEKPQLQTSYNNLNREKSQLQTSYNNPNTEKFQLQDKFHTMAAEKDKLQKRMEITKYAVDVTLDPDTAENNLILSADGKQVRHVDSPQNLPDNPQRFDPVVNVLGKQGFTTGRFYYEVEVSGKTAWDLGVARESSNRKGRISLSPENGYWTIWLKNGDKYEAIENPSVLLSLKEKPERVAVFVDYEAGLVSFYDPDRWNLIHSFRGVSFKEKIYPFFSPSTRDGGKNSSPLIIITPISCPN from the exons ATGGAGATGACTGAGGGCAGCTATCGACAATTAGACCCTGATGGAGTCAACAGACCCTCTATGGATAAACATAAAGAAACAGACACTG GACCCTTGAAgagggctgctgtgtgtctgggtgtgctgtgtgctctcctgctgtctgcCATCGCACTTCTCAGTTTCAAAATGATGGAGAACAAACAGTTACAGACCAGCTACAAAGAGAAACTACAGATGCAGTCAGGTTACGACAACATGACCATAGAATACAAACAGCTACAGATTACTTACAAAAACCTCAAAACAAAGAAATCCCAACTGCAGACCAGTATCAAATCAAGTTTACAGAACAGTTACAATAGCCTCCTCAGGGAGAAATCACAACTGCAAACAGGATTCAACAACCTAACTGAAGAGAATTCCCAGTTACAGACCAGTTATAACAACCTGAATAAAGACAAATCCCaactgcagaccagttacagCAATCTCTTCAGAGAGAAACTCCAGTTGCAGGGCAGCTATGAGAACCTAAATGAACAGAAATCAGGATTGCAAACCAGAAATGACCGTTGTACTACAGAGAAATCAAGTTTACAGAACACTTACGATAGCCTCCTCAGGGAGAAATCACAACTGCAAACAGGATTCAACAACCTAACTGAAGAGAATTCCCAGTTACAGACCAGTTACAACAACCCGAATACAGAGAAATCCCAGTTACAGACCAGTTACAAAGAGAAACTACAGATGCAGTCAGGTTACGACAACATGACCATAGAATACAAACAGCTACAGATTACTTACAACAACCTCAAAACAGAGAAATCCCAACTGCAGAACAGTAACAGCAATCTTAGCAGAGAGAAACTCCAGTTGCAGAGCAGCTATGATAGCCTAAATGAAGAGAAATCAGGATTGCAAACCAGAAATGACCGTTTTACTTCAGAGAAACCAGGATTGCAAACCAGAAATTATCGTTGTACTTCAGAGAAATCAAGTTTACAGAGCAGTTACAATAGCCTCCTCAGGGAGAAATCACAACTGCAAACAGGATACAACAACCTAACTGAAGAGAATTCCCAGTTACAGACCAGTTACAACAACCTAAATAAAGAGAAACCCCAGTTACAGACCAGTTACAACAACCTAAATAGAGAGAAATCCCAGTTACAGACCAGTTACAATAACCCGAATACAGAGAAATTCCAGTTGCAGGACAAATTCCACACCATGGCTGCCGAGAAGGATAAACTACAGAAGA GAATGGAGATTACAAAGTATGCAG TGGATGTGACTCTGGATCCTGACACAGCTGAAAACAACCTCATCCTGTCTGCTGATGGGAAACAAGTGAGGCATGTCGACTCACCACAGAATCTCCCTGACAACCCCCAGCGCTTTGATCCTGTTGTTAATGTTCTTGGAAAGCAGGGGTTCACCACTGGTAGATTTTACTATGAGGTTGAGGTCAGTGGGAAGACTGCATGGGATTTAGGGGTAGCCAGAGAGTCCAGTAACAGGAAGGGACGCATTAGCTTGAGTCCTGAAAATGGATACTGGACAATATGGCTGAAAAATGGGGATAAGTATGAGGCAATAGAAAAtccttctgttctcctctcccttaAAGAGAAGCCAGAGAGGGTGGCGGTGTTTGTGGATTATGAGGCAGGTTTGGTCTCCTTTTATGATCCAGACAGGTGGAATCTAATCCACTCTTTCCGGGGTGTCTCCTTCAAGGAGAAAATCTATCCATTTTTTAGTCCATCTACTAGAGATGGTGGCAAaaactcatctcctctcattaTCATCACTCCAATTTCATGCCCAAACTGA
- the LOC116224552 gene encoding nuclear factor 7, ovary-like isoform X3: MEMTEGSYRQLDPDGVNRPSMDKHKETDTGPLKRAAVCLGVLCALLLSAIALLSFKMMENKQLQTSYKEKLQMQSGYDNMTIEYKQLQITYNNLKTEKSQLQNSNSNLSREKLQLQSSYDSLNEEKSGLQTRNDRFTSEKPGLQTRNYRCTSEKSSLQSSYNSLLREKSQLQTGYNNLTEENSQLQTSYNNLNKEKPQLQTSYNNLNREKSQLQTSYNNPNTEKFQLQDKFHTMAAEKDKLQKRLCNPRMEITKYAVDVTLDPDTAENNLILSADGKQVRHVDSPQNLPDNPQRFDPVVNVLGKQGFTTGRFYYEVEVSGKTAWDLGVARESSNRKGRISLSPENGYWTIWLKNGDKYEAIENPSVLLSLKEKPERVAVFVDYEAGLVSFYDPDRWNLIHSFRGVSFKEKIYPFFSPSTRDGGKNSSPLIIITPISCPN, encoded by the exons ATGGAGATGACTGAGGGCAGCTATCGACAATTAGACCCTGATGGAGTCAACAGACCCTCTATGGATAAACATAAAGAAACAGACACTG GACCCTTGAAgagggctgctgtgtgtctgggtgtgctgtgtgctctcctgctgtctgcCATCGCACTTCTCAGTTTCAAAATGATGGAGAACAAACAGTTACAGACCAGCTACAAAGAGAAACTACAG ATGCAGTCAGGTTACGACAACATGACCATAGAATACAAACAGCTACAGATTACTTACAACAACCTCAAAACAGAGAAATCCCAACTGCAGAACAGTAACAGCAATCTTAGCAGAGAGAAACTCCAGTTGCAGAGCAGCTATGATAGCCTAAATGAAGAGAAATCAGGATTGCAAACCAGAAATGACCGTTTTACTTCAGAGAAACCAGGATTGCAAACCAGAAATTATCGTTGTACTTCAGAGAAATCAAGTTTACAGAGCAGTTACAATAGCCTCCTCAGGGAGAAATCACAACTGCAAACAGGATACAACAACCTAACTGAAGAGAATTCCCAGTTACAGACCAGTTACAACAACCTAAATAAAGAGAAACCCCAGTTACAGACCAGTTACAACAACCTAAATAGAGAGAAATCCCAGTTACAGACCAGTTACAATAACCCGAATACAGAGAAATTCCAGTTGCAGGACAAATTCCACACCATGGCTGCCGAGAAGGATAAACTACAGAAGAGACTTTGTAACCCGA GAATGGAGATTACAAAGTATGCAG TGGATGTGACTCTGGATCCTGACACAGCTGAAAACAACCTCATCCTGTCTGCTGATGGGAAACAAGTGAGGCATGTCGACTCACCACAGAATCTCCCTGACAACCCCCAGCGCTTTGATCCTGTTGTTAATGTTCTTGGAAAGCAGGGGTTCACCACTGGTAGATTTTACTATGAGGTTGAGGTCAGTGGGAAGACTGCATGGGATTTAGGGGTAGCCAGAGAGTCCAGTAACAGGAAGGGACGCATTAGCTTGAGTCCTGAAAATGGATACTGGACAATATGGCTGAAAAATGGGGATAAGTATGAGGCAATAGAAAAtccttctgttctcctctcccttaAAGAGAAGCCAGAGAGGGTGGCGGTGTTTGTGGATTATGAGGCAGGTTTGGTCTCCTTTTATGATCCAGACAGGTGGAATCTAATCCACTCTTTCCGGGGTGTCTCCTTCAAGGAGAAAATCTATCCATTTTTTAGTCCATCTACTAGAGATGGTGGCAAaaactcatctcctctcattaTCATCACTCCAATTTCATGCCCAAACTGA